A window from Sinorhizobium mexicanum encodes these proteins:
- the groL gene encoding chaperonin GroEL (60 kDa chaperone family; promotes refolding of misfolded polypeptides especially under stressful conditions; forms two stacked rings of heptamers to form a barrel-shaped 14mer; ends can be capped by GroES; misfolded proteins enter the barrel where they are refolded when GroES binds): MPVKEVKFHSDARERMLRGVDTLANAVKVTLGPKGRNVVIDKSFGAPRITKDGVTVAKEIELEDKFENMGAQMLREVASKTSDIAGDGTTTATVLAQAIVREGAKAVASGMNPMDLKRGIDLAVDTLVAELKANARDVSKNEEIAQVGTISANGDAEIGRYLAEAMEKVGNDGVITVEEAKTAETELEVVEGMQFDRGYISPYFITNQDKMRAEFEDPYILIHEKKLSNLQAMLPVLETVVQSGKPLLIIAEDVEGEALAALVVNKLRGGLKVAAVKAPGFGDRRKAMLEDVAILTAGTVISEDLGIKLENVTLDMLGRAKKVSIEKENTTIIDGAGAKADIDGRIAQIKAQIEETTSDYDREKLQERLAKLAGGVAVIRVGGLTEVEVKERKDRVDDALHATRAAVEEGILPGGGVALLRAVKALDGVQTANDDQRVGVDIVRRAIEAPVRQIAENAGAEGSIIVGKLREKPELSYGWNAQTGEFGDLFSMGVIDPAKVVRTALQDAASIAGLLVTTEAMIAEKPKKDAPPAIPPGGGMDF; the protein is encoded by the coding sequence ATGCCTGTCAAAGAAGTAAAATTCCATTCCGATGCCCGTGAACGCATGCTGCGCGGTGTCGACACCCTTGCCAACGCCGTCAAGGTGACACTTGGCCCTAAGGGCCGCAATGTCGTCATTGACAAGTCCTTCGGCGCGCCACGCATCACCAAGGACGGCGTTACCGTGGCGAAGGAGATCGAGCTCGAAGACAAGTTCGAGAACATGGGCGCGCAGATGCTGCGCGAAGTTGCGTCGAAAACGAGCGACATTGCCGGCGACGGCACCACGACCGCAACGGTGCTCGCCCAGGCGATCGTCAGGGAAGGCGCCAAGGCCGTTGCCTCCGGCATGAACCCGATGGATTTGAAACGAGGCATCGACCTCGCCGTCGATACGCTCGTCGCCGAGCTGAAAGCCAACGCGCGCGACGTTTCCAAGAACGAGGAGATTGCCCAGGTCGGCACTATCTCGGCCAATGGTGACGCGGAGATCGGCCGTTACCTCGCAGAGGCGATGGAGAAGGTCGGCAATGACGGCGTGATCACGGTCGAGGAAGCCAAGACCGCGGAGACGGAACTCGAGGTGGTCGAGGGAATGCAGTTCGACCGGGGTTACATCTCGCCTTACTTCATAACGAACCAGGACAAGATGCGGGCGGAGTTCGAGGATCCCTACATCTTGATCCATGAAAAGAAGCTCTCCAACCTGCAGGCGATGCTGCCGGTTCTGGAAACCGTCGTGCAATCGGGTAAGCCGCTTCTCATCATCGCCGAGGACGTCGAAGGAGAAGCGCTGGCCGCACTCGTCGTCAACAAGCTGCGCGGCGGACTGAAGGTCGCGGCCGTGAAGGCCCCTGGGTTCGGCGACCGGCGTAAGGCCATGCTCGAGGATGTAGCAATTCTGACGGCAGGCACCGTGATCTCCGAGGACCTCGGCATCAAGCTGGAAAACGTCACGCTCGACATGCTCGGCCGTGCAAAGAAGGTCTCGATCGAGAAGGAGAACACCACGATCATCGACGGCGCCGGCGCGAAAGCCGACATTGATGGGCGCATCGCGCAGATCAAGGCGCAGATCGAAGAGACGACATCCGACTATGATCGCGAGAAGCTGCAGGAGCGGCTTGCCAAGCTCGCCGGCGGCGTCGCAGTCATCCGCGTCGGCGGCTTGACTGAAGTCGAAGTGAAGGAACGGAAGGACCGCGTCGACGATGCGCTTCATGCAACGCGTGCGGCAGTCGAGGAAGGTATCCTGCCGGGTGGCGGCGTAGCACTGCTGCGTGCAGTCAAGGCCCTAGATGGCGTGCAGACCGCCAACGACGATCAGCGGGTCGGTGTCGACATCGTCCGCCGCGCCATTGAGGCTCCGGTACGGCAGATCGCCGAGAACGCCGGTGCGGAAGGCTCGATCATCGTGGGCAAGCTGCGCGAGAAGCCGGAACTCTCCTATGGCTGGAACGCCCAGACCGGTGAATTCGGCGACCTCTTCTCGATGGGCGTGATCGACCCGGCCAAGGTCGTCCGTACCGCGCTTCAGGATGCGGCCTCGATTGCCGGCCTGCTGGTTACCACCGAAGCGATGATCGCCGAGAAGCCCAAGAAGGACGCACCGCCGGCAATCCCTCCGGGCGGTGGGATGGACTTCTAG
- a CDS encoding type II toxin-antitoxin system HicB family antitoxin, which produces MSRFYELTLSMDEAEDGTISWMVTAPAFPEVTTFGDTQPNACLEGLKAIEEAIAARIVDGEEIPLPLSETKGVGRYVEVPVLTFLKCGLYVICKAKDVSRAELARRLGWHREQVDRLFRLDHKSQMDQIEAAYKALDVPLDVKVDFDFPAAA; this is translated from the coding sequence ATGTCCCGTTTTTACGAACTCACACTCTCAATGGACGAGGCTGAGGATGGCACCATCTCGTGGATGGTAACCGCTCCGGCGTTTCCTGAAGTCACCACTTTTGGCGATACACAACCGAACGCTTGCCTGGAGGGGCTCAAAGCGATCGAAGAGGCTATCGCTGCGCGCATTGTGGACGGAGAAGAAATCCCACTGCCCTTGTCGGAAACCAAGGGTGTCGGCCGATATGTGGAAGTACCTGTCCTCACATTTCTTAAGTGCGGGCTCTACGTGATCTGCAAAGCCAAGGACGTTTCGCGCGCCGAATTGGCGCGTCGTCTCGGTTGGCATCGTGAACAGGTGGATCGCCTTTTCCGCCTTGATCACAAATCTCAGATGGATCAGATCGAAGCTGCTTATAAAGCCCTCGACGTGCCGCTCGACGTCAAGGTCGACTTTGATTTTCCAGCAGCGGCGTAG
- a CDS encoding ferredoxin, producing MRIIVHNDKCQGHARCWAHAPDVFKLDDEGYILPGDIEVAERDELLATRGARSCPERALEIDRAFDALLDRFLFNQACGGFNT from the coding sequence ATGCGCATCATCGTCCACAATGACAAATGCCAAGGGCATGCTCGCTGCTGGGCGCATGCGCCGGACGTCTTCAAATTGGATGACGAGGGCTACATCCTACCCGGTGACATCGAGGTCGCGGAGCGGGACGAACTACTCGCGACACGAGGCGCTCGATCCTGCCCCGAACGTGCGCTTGAAATCGATCGTGCATTCGATGCGTTGCTTGATCGGTTTTTGTTCAATCAAGCCTGTGGAGGGTTTAACACCTAA
- a CDS encoding nuclear transport factor 2 family protein → MDHKKIVELLDREAIRDCLYRYCRGIDRADEAALRSSYWPDAYDNHGAYAGSAEGFIEFALGVFKTEPRNIHQITNVLIEFIGPGEAAVESYFTALQRGPDGGRTIRQVLLCGRYCDLFQKREGEWRIAERTVVYDWLEEQSPQTASEIERFGLRRPIGVSHPDDPVYALRKHRTPPRARK, encoded by the coding sequence ATGGACCACAAAAAAATCGTCGAATTACTTGACCGGGAGGCGATCCGCGACTGCCTCTATCGATACTGCCGGGGGATAGACCGCGCGGATGAGGCGGCGCTGCGCAGCTCCTACTGGCCGGATGCCTATGACAACCACGGGGCCTATGCCGGCTCGGCCGAAGGCTTCATTGAGTTCGCGCTCGGTGTCTTTAAAACCGAACCGCGCAACATCCATCAGATCACGAACGTTCTGATCGAGTTCATCGGCCCGGGAGAGGCCGCCGTCGAGAGCTACTTCACCGCGCTCCAACGCGGACCGGACGGCGGCAGGACGATCCGGCAGGTTCTGCTTTGCGGTCGATACTGTGACCTGTTTCAAAAGAGGGAAGGGGAGTGGCGAATTGCCGAACGCACGGTCGTCTACGATTGGCTCGAGGAGCAGAGCCCGCAGACGGCCTCGGAGATAGAGCGGTTCGGTCTCCGCCGGCCGATCGGAGTATCGCATCCGGACGATCCGGTCTACGCGCTTAGGAAACACCGCACCCCTCCAAGAGCGAGAAAGTGA
- a CDS encoding cytochrome P450, translating into MVRDFSLFTSPGMGPTPDGDPHAAVACAHDAPSIFYSPNNTRDGRGTWVITRAKDQRRVLHDTATFSSHRSIFASALGENWPMIPLELDPPAHGIFRSLLNPLLSPKRVMVLEPAIRERAIVLIDGISAASTSCDVMTDFAFPFAVNIFLRFLGLPDERLDTFVGWGKDLLHGEGVKRTAAARTIVAFIDDLAAVRRKEPTDDFMTFIVEAKVDGRSLTDEEVRGIGVLVFVAGLDTVATAIGFDLAYLARNPKDQQLLRREPDRIGLAAEELLRAYSTVQMIRVAKKDIDFEGAPIRKGDYISCATMIANRDPAEFENPNTIDLAREDNRHTAFAYGPHRCLGSHLARREIVIGLEEWLSRIPDFRIKEDTAPITYGGHVFGIENLILDWS; encoded by the coding sequence ATGGTAAGGGATTTCAGTTTGTTCACGTCGCCCGGCATGGGGCCCACGCCAGACGGGGATCCTCACGCAGCTGTCGCCTGCGCCCATGACGCGCCGTCCATCTTTTATTCTCCCAACAACACTCGCGACGGCCGGGGTACCTGGGTCATTACGCGTGCCAAGGACCAGCGCAGGGTACTGCACGACACCGCAACATTTTCCAGCCATCGCAGCATCTTCGCCTCCGCGCTCGGCGAAAACTGGCCGATGATACCGCTGGAACTCGACCCACCAGCCCATGGTATCTTTCGTTCGCTGCTCAATCCGCTGTTGTCGCCCAAGCGGGTGATGGTTCTGGAACCGGCCATCCGTGAGCGCGCGATCGTGTTGATCGACGGGATCTCCGCGGCGAGCACAAGCTGCGACGTTATGACGGATTTCGCTTTTCCCTTTGCGGTCAATATTTTCCTTCGCTTTCTTGGCCTACCGGATGAACGGCTCGACACATTCGTCGGCTGGGGGAAGGATCTGCTCCACGGCGAGGGCGTCAAGCGAACGGCAGCCGCCCGGACGATTGTGGCGTTCATCGATGACCTTGCGGCCGTGCGCCGCAAGGAACCGACCGACGATTTCATGACCTTCATCGTGGAGGCTAAGGTCGATGGTCGATCGCTGACCGATGAGGAAGTCCGTGGCATTGGCGTACTTGTGTTCGTCGCCGGCCTCGACACGGTCGCAACGGCAATAGGATTTGACTTGGCCTACCTCGCTCGTAATCCGAAAGACCAGCAATTGCTGCGGAGAGAACCGGATCGAATTGGGCTCGCGGCCGAAGAATTGCTGCGCGCCTATTCCACCGTGCAAATGATCCGCGTGGCAAAGAAAGACATCGACTTCGAAGGCGCGCCGATCCGCAAGGGGGACTACATTTCCTGTGCCACGATGATCGCCAATCGCGATCCGGCAGAATTCGAGAACCCGAACACGATCGATTTGGCACGGGAAGACAACCGCCACACCGCCTTCGCCTATGGTCCCCATCGTTGTCTTGGCTCGCACCTCGCCCGGCGGGAGATCGTCATCGGTCTGGAGGAGTGGCTGTCCCGCATCCCTGACTTCCGTATCAAGGAAGACACGGCCCCCATCACCTATGGCGGCCATGTGTTCGGAATCGAAAATCTGATTCTGGACTGGTCCTGA
- a CDS encoding SDR family oxidoreductase produces MKQAERVVIITGAAGGIGRALVNAFAADGGTVVAVDLPGSGILEFARGLGLPHLGLEFDVSREEDIVALYNRVETQFARIDVVVNNAAVGPSMDATVDTNVDAFRRVLAVNLIGPYVMAREAARRLEPGAVIVNVASLAGVVGNPKRNAYAASKAGLISITKSLACELAPRGIRVAAVAPGYVHTPMVEQLERAGAADLAAVRRRVPMGRMAHADEIARTVRFLASRDADYINGSVLTVDGGWTSFNQPGNANLSADGTPRAELFGPAGHVGARVVLVTGGANGIGAAVARRFAANGDTVVIVDKDGAAAAKLAGSLGGKHMAKSVDVAVESDVVALFEELRVRFARLDVLVNATVVVDSFVPGLQQTTDEIKRVLDVNLTGAFICAREAIKTMRAGGVILNVGTTHTFLPFAPRHAYEASQAGIEILTRCMAAELGPVGIRTAAVMSGHTSTPAVAQSANVGSIAPKGFRPSIPVAGIGKPEEMADATFFLASPDASYVNGSTLCVNGGTCLGDAGFAGDRDQEQPTKAAQWLPIMP; encoded by the coding sequence ATGAAGCAAGCAGAGCGCGTCGTCATCATTACAGGCGCTGCAGGTGGAATCGGCCGTGCCCTGGTCAATGCTTTTGCCGCGGACGGAGGCACTGTCGTCGCCGTAGACCTCCCGGGCAGCGGCATCCTTGAATTTGCCCGCGGTCTCGGCCTCCCGCATCTCGGACTTGAGTTCGATGTCTCGCGAGAGGAGGATATTGTTGCGCTTTATAACCGGGTCGAAACACAGTTCGCGCGCATCGACGTGGTCGTCAATAACGCGGCTGTCGGGCCTAGCATGGATGCGACCGTCGACACCAATGTCGACGCTTTCCGACGCGTCTTGGCAGTAAACCTGATCGGGCCTTACGTCATGGCGCGGGAAGCGGCACGGCGGTTGGAGCCTGGCGCTGTCATCGTCAACGTGGCCTCGCTGGCGGGCGTGGTAGGCAATCCCAAACGCAACGCCTACGCCGCCTCCAAAGCGGGCCTGATCTCGATCACGAAATCTTTGGCGTGCGAGTTGGCGCCGCGCGGCATCCGCGTGGCGGCGGTAGCGCCGGGCTATGTGCACACGCCGATGGTCGAGCAACTGGAACGCGCCGGCGCGGCGGATCTCGCCGCTGTTCGCCGACGCGTGCCGATGGGGCGGATGGCGCATGCCGACGAGATCGCCCGGACGGTGCGGTTTCTGGCTAGCCGGGACGCGGATTACATCAACGGTTCGGTGCTGACCGTTGACGGTGGTTGGACGTCCTTCAACCAGCCGGGTAATGCGAACCTGTCGGCGGATGGGACGCCAAGAGCCGAACTCTTCGGCCCGGCCGGACACGTCGGTGCGCGAGTCGTGCTTGTGACAGGCGGGGCGAACGGTATAGGCGCGGCCGTCGCTCGCCGTTTTGCCGCAAACGGCGATACTGTCGTCATTGTTGATAAAGATGGTGCCGCAGCGGCAAAGCTCGCCGGCTCTCTCGGTGGCAAGCATATGGCGAAATCCGTGGACGTTGCCGTCGAGAGTGACGTGGTGGCGCTGTTCGAGGAGCTGCGAGTGCGCTTCGCCAGGCTAGACGTCCTCGTCAACGCTACTGTTGTGGTCGACAGTTTTGTCCCAGGCCTCCAACAAACAACAGATGAGATCAAACGCGTCCTGGATGTCAATCTCACCGGCGCCTTCATCTGCGCGCGTGAAGCGATCAAGACGATGCGCGCCGGCGGCGTGATCCTGAATGTCGGCACGACCCACACCTTTCTGCCCTTCGCGCCGCGCCACGCCTATGAAGCATCCCAAGCGGGGATCGAAATCCTGACGAGGTGCATGGCGGCCGAACTCGGGCCCGTTGGCATTCGAACAGCCGCCGTCATGTCGGGCCACACCAGCACGCCGGCCGTCGCCCAGTCCGCAAACGTCGGCAGCATCGCGCCGAAAGGGTTTCGGCCGAGTATTCCAGTGGCCGGGATAGGAAAGCCGGAAGAAATGGCTGACGCAACATTCTTCCTGGCTTCGCCTGACGCCTCATACGTCAACGGTTCGACCCTTTGCGTGAACGGCGGCACTTGTCTTGGCGACGCCGGATTTGCGGGCGACCGTGATCAGGAACAGCCAACGAAGGCCGCCCAGTGGTTGCCGATTATGCCCTAG
- a CDS encoding sulfite exporter TauE/SafE family protein — MGKPLDTEVIGLAAAFLVIALVYAAVGQAGASGYIAAMALVGFAPAAMKTTALALNLLVAAIGTFHFMKSGRLSWRNIYPFVILGFPFSLVGGAVHLQKELYYPIVGVILVLSAAQMVRSALRKGATVASPSVPPFWPALATGAIIGFFAGTTGTGGGVFLAPLMLVMNWGSAHQTAATTAAYNLINSAAALIGAYAYWNALPTSLPFWLFSVAVGGSIGAFVGSRYLADRWLRAILAALLLMSGLKLLW; from the coding sequence GTGGGCAAGCCGTTGGATACTGAAGTGATCGGGCTCGCGGCAGCCTTCCTTGTCATCGCATTGGTATATGCGGCAGTCGGGCAGGCTGGAGCGTCGGGCTATATCGCCGCAATGGCACTTGTCGGTTTCGCCCCGGCGGCCATGAAGACTACAGCCCTTGCCCTGAACCTCTTGGTCGCCGCGATCGGCACGTTCCATTTCATGAAGTCTGGACGCTTATCGTGGCGGAATATCTATCCTTTTGTCATTTTGGGATTCCCTTTCTCCCTGGTCGGCGGAGCCGTTCATCTTCAGAAAGAACTTTACTATCCGATTGTGGGTGTGATCCTCGTGCTCTCTGCGGCCCAAATGGTCCGGTCTGCACTTCGCAAAGGTGCAACTGTCGCCTCACCAAGCGTGCCGCCCTTCTGGCCTGCTTTAGCGACAGGAGCTATTATCGGTTTCTTCGCGGGGACAACCGGTACGGGCGGCGGCGTGTTCCTTGCCCCATTAATGCTGGTTATGAATTGGGGAAGCGCGCATCAAACAGCGGCTACAACAGCAGCTTATAATCTGATCAACTCTGCCGCCGCCTTGATAGGCGCCTATGCCTATTGGAATGCCCTGCCAACATCGTTGCCATTTTGGTTATTTTCCGTAGCGGTGGGCGGATCGATCGGCGCATTCGTTGGAAGCCGATATCTGGCAGATCGTTGGTTGCGCGCGATCCTCGCTGCTCTTTTGCTGATGTCGGGCCTCAAGCTGCTTTGGTAG
- the groES gene encoding co-chaperone GroES — MKFQPLHDRILIRRVTSEEKTKAGIIIPDTAKEKPQEGEVIAVGPGARNEQGQLVVLDVKVGDRVLFGKWSGTEIKVDGEDLLILKEADVLGVIEDLGADKKVA, encoded by the coding sequence ATGAAGTTCCAACCGCTCCACGATCGCATTCTTATCCGCCGCGTCACGTCCGAAGAGAAAACCAAAGCCGGCATCATCATCCCGGATACGGCCAAGGAAAAACCGCAGGAAGGCGAAGTGATCGCCGTCGGTCCGGGCGCTCGCAACGAGCAGGGTCAACTCGTGGTGCTCGACGTCAAGGTAGGAGATCGCGTGCTCTTCGGAAAATGGTCAGGCACGGAGATCAAGGTCGATGGCGAGGACCTGCTCATCCTGAAGGAAGCCGACGTGCTCGGGGTCATCGAAGATTTGGGCGCCGATAAGAAAGTCGCTTGA
- a CDS encoding calcium-binding protein, producing the protein MEKTIQGGQGSNSLFGSNGDDVIVDPTGNDWIDGRAGSDSISAGEGNDRVFGGVGNDHVFGDEGNDYLYGDLGRGNPRIPAPAILGADNDKLYGGPGDDALFAGDGRDSLTGGAGHDTFVFQFHNPLPGFDQNYGPNAEDHTTIVDFDPAQDTFAFDAVGLGSDGLEANFVNHAGPGNQVDTFYSGPANGANGEHVVVITDHSFADGSAAARDISGEAAGDIIAYFDNRTMTADLGYVTSENHVEDFAHLGNVQSLLHLAGLGLTASDFMFC; encoded by the coding sequence ATGGAAAAGACAATTCAGGGCGGCCAGGGCAGCAACAGTCTCTTTGGCAGCAATGGTGATGATGTGATAGTCGATCCCACGGGAAATGACTGGATCGACGGTCGCGCCGGCAGCGACTCCATCTCGGCCGGCGAGGGCAATGACCGAGTCTTCGGTGGCGTGGGCAATGACCACGTCTTTGGCGACGAGGGCAACGACTACCTCTACGGCGACCTTGGCCGCGGCAACCCGCGCATCCCTGCTCCGGCCATCCTCGGCGCGGACAACGACAAGCTCTACGGCGGCCCCGGCGACGACGCCCTCTTCGCGGGCGACGGCAGGGACTCTTTGACCGGAGGTGCCGGCCACGACACCTTTGTGTTCCAGTTCCACAACCCGCTTCCCGGGTTTGATCAAAACTACGGGCCGAACGCGGAGGACCACACCACCATTGTGGATTTTGACCCAGCGCAAGATACTTTCGCCTTCGATGCGGTAGGCCTTGGCAGCGATGGTCTTGAAGCTAATTTCGTTAATCACGCCGGGCCTGGCAATCAGGTGGATACCTTCTACAGCGGCCCCGCCAATGGCGCGAACGGCGAGCACGTCGTAGTGATCACTGATCACAGTTTCGCCGACGGCTCGGCCGCAGCCAGGGATATCTCCGGCGAGGCTGCAGGCGATATCATTGCCTATTTCGATAATAGGACCATGACGGCGGATCTGGGTTATGTTACCTCCGAAAACCACGTGGAGGACTTCGCGCACCTGGGCAACGTGCAAAGTTTGCTCCACCTGGCCGGCCTGGGCCTGACCGCGTCGGATTTCATGTTCTGTTGA
- a CDS encoding LLM class flavin-dependent oxidoreductase, which produces MEFATFILAAQRGYHQSSDTVIRNSIEQAVLSEQAGFNTAWFAEHHFNNYSLVPSPLMMVAHCAGLTTTIRLGTAVCVLPLYQPQRLLSEVGFTDIVSNGRLELGVGSGYQKFEFERFGVDVDEAPAVFSEYLDILLKGLNQEIFEHDGQYETIPPTAISVRTIQKPTPPIWIAAGSERRMRRAYREGHNLFVTAFHDGLDALGALRKSIENAAASESKNVTNAKISLLRCCFASDHEAEINSYLDNARFQRRLSEALHQRRQQSRDGYLLEETPTQQDLSFESMRDNLPIGSVNRVIDRLLEEISVLKPSQIAIQTQLGDFDQKTMLRQIELWGDKIIPAVNSVTRNGPAEALSGHARREVAIRPA; this is translated from the coding sequence ATGGAATTCGCGACATTTATCCTTGCCGCCCAGCGCGGCTATCATCAATCGTCCGACACAGTCATCCGCAACTCAATCGAACAGGCGGTGCTTTCCGAGCAGGCTGGCTTCAACACCGCGTGGTTCGCCGAGCACCATTTCAACAACTACAGTCTGGTGCCGTCGCCCTTGATGATGGTTGCGCATTGTGCCGGCCTGACGACTACAATTCGCCTGGGCACCGCCGTCTGCGTACTGCCGCTCTATCAACCGCAGCGCCTGCTTTCCGAGGTCGGCTTCACCGATATCGTCTCAAATGGTCGCCTTGAGCTCGGCGTCGGCTCTGGATACCAGAAGTTCGAGTTCGAGCGCTTCGGCGTCGATGTCGACGAGGCGCCGGCCGTCTTTTCGGAATACCTCGACATCCTCCTCAAGGGGCTCAACCAGGAGATCTTCGAGCATGACGGCCAGTATGAGACAATACCTCCCACCGCGATTTCAGTGCGCACCATCCAAAAGCCGACCCCGCCGATCTGGATCGCGGCCGGGTCGGAGCGCAGGATGAGAAGGGCTTATCGCGAGGGCCACAATTTGTTCGTCACAGCATTTCACGACGGCTTGGATGCTTTAGGTGCGCTGCGCAAAAGCATCGAGAACGCAGCGGCTTCCGAGAGCAAGAATGTCACGAATGCCAAGATATCGCTGCTACGCTGCTGCTTTGCCAGCGACCACGAGGCGGAGATCAACAGCTATCTCGACAACGCCCGCTTCCAGCGACGGCTGTCTGAAGCGTTGCATCAGCGCCGCCAGCAGAGCCGGGACGGCTATCTGCTTGAGGAAACCCCGACGCAACAGGACCTGTCGTTCGAGAGTATGCGCGATAACCTGCCGATCGGCAGTGTGAATCGGGTGATCGACCGGCTGCTGGAAGAAATTAGTGTGTTGAAACCGTCTCAGATCGCCATTCAGACCCAGTTGGGCGATTTCGACCAGAAGACGATGCTCCGGCAAATCGAGCTTTGGGGAGACAAGATCATCCCCGCGGTCAACTCGGTCACGCGCAACGGCCCGGCCGAGGCTCTATCCGGCCATGCTCGACGTGAGGTAGCGATACGGCCGGCGTAG
- the nodD2 gene encoding transcriptional regulator NodD2 — protein MRFKGLDLNLLVALDALMAERNLTAAARSINLSQPAMSAAVARLRTYFRDELFTMAGREFIPTPRAEGLASAVREALLHIQLSIVSRQPFNPAQSDRCFRIILSDYVTLVFFEKIVERAAQEAPGVSFDCLPLADDFEELLRRGDIDFLIMPDVFMSTHPHTALFEDKFVCVGCRTNEQLSEPLTFERYMSMGHVAVKFGNMRRPTIEGWYLREHGLKRRVEVVVQGFSMIPPMLVGTERIGTVPLRLAQHFAKTMPLRIVELPLPLPPLTEAVQWPALHDSDPASQWMREMLFQEASRMGLPRAPELLEAPGLDLVVQ, from the coding sequence ATGCGATTCAAGGGTCTTGATCTAAATCTGCTCGTCGCGCTCGACGCTCTGATGGCCGAGCGGAACCTCACGGCGGCGGCACGCAGCATCAACCTGAGCCAGCCAGCGATGAGCGCGGCCGTCGCCCGGTTACGCACCTATTTCCGCGATGAGCTATTTACAATGGCTGGCCGCGAATTTATTCCAACACCGCGTGCTGAAGGACTCGCCTCCGCGGTGCGCGAGGCTCTGCTGCACATCCAGCTCTCCATTGTTTCCCGGCAACCGTTTAACCCGGCCCAGTCGGATCGTTGCTTCAGGATCATCCTTTCCGATTACGTCACCCTCGTGTTCTTTGAAAAGATCGTGGAGCGTGCGGCGCAAGAAGCTCCCGGAGTCAGCTTTGATTGTCTGCCACTCGCCGACGACTTCGAGGAGCTTCTCCGGCGCGGCGACATCGATTTTCTGATTATGCCGGACGTGTTCATGTCGACGCATCCTCACACAGCACTGTTTGAGGATAAATTCGTGTGCGTCGGCTGCCGGACGAACGAGCAACTGTCAGAGCCACTTACATTCGAGAGATACATGTCGATGGGGCATGTTGCAGTCAAATTCGGGAATATGCGGAGACCCACCATCGAAGGGTGGTATTTGCGCGAGCACGGTCTCAAGAGACGTGTCGAGGTTGTCGTACAGGGTTTCAGCATGATTCCGCCCATGCTGGTGGGGACCGAGCGTATAGGGACCGTGCCCTTGCGGCTGGCGCAGCATTTCGCAAAGACAATGCCGCTGCGGATCGTCGAACTTCCGCTGCCACTTCCCCCGCTCACCGAGGCCGTTCAGTGGCCGGCCCTTCACGATAGCGATCCGGCAAGCCAGTGGATGCGCGAGATGCTATTCCAGGAGGCGTCCCGCATGGGTTTGCCGCGTGCCCCGGAACTCCTGGAGGCTCCTGGACTTGATCTCGTCGTTCAATAG
- a CDS encoding GntR family transcriptional regulator, whose protein sequence is MWFCEKAAQCHGIDLSKFPTEPAARGKADAAYDAVVQLLCSHALVPGQHLSDRDLALKLKIGRTPLREALIRLAAEGKIISLPQKGYFTRPLIEWALLDSYAVAREILTFALARVRPQATCHCAPPNESTPAKLALGAEAIFTEIAQTASNCEMCKIIDKFCFCTHSVRMEIAASELSPSFGRSIATLTDAMLQLGSAPGVVESALMSHLDLERGALPRVVQDMNTRWLTSFPLVARSL, encoded by the coding sequence ATGTGGTTCTGTGAAAAGGCCGCCCAGTGTCATGGAATAGACCTATCAAAATTTCCCACCGAACCGGCGGCGCGTGGAAAGGCCGACGCAGCCTACGATGCAGTAGTTCAATTGCTCTGCAGCCACGCCTTGGTGCCGGGACAGCATCTCAGCGACAGGGACCTGGCGTTGAAACTCAAGATTGGCCGAACTCCCCTCCGCGAAGCACTTATCCGACTTGCAGCTGAAGGAAAGATCATATCCCTTCCCCAAAAGGGCTACTTCACGAGGCCCCTTATCGAGTGGGCTCTGTTGGACTCATATGCCGTGGCACGCGAAATTCTTACCTTCGCTTTAGCGCGCGTACGGCCTCAGGCTACCTGCCATTGCGCCCCGCCTAATGAATCGACGCCGGCCAAACTCGCACTTGGAGCGGAAGCGATTTTCACCGAAATCGCCCAGACAGCATCGAATTGCGAGATGTGCAAAATCATCGACAAGTTCTGTTTTTGCACTCACTCCGTACGCATGGAAATAGCCGCATCTGAGCTTTCACCTTCTTTCGGGAGAAGCATCGCAACACTAACGGACGCGATGCTCCAACTCGGCAGCGCACCGGGCGTGGTGGAATCCGCATTAATGAGCCACCTCGACTTAGAACGAGGTGCTCTGCCGCGTGTCGTGCAGGATATGAACACACGCTGGCTCACAAGCTTCCCCCTTGTAGCGAGAAGCTTGTGA